Proteins from a single region of Bacteroidia bacterium:
- a CDS encoding ribonuclease Z: protein MHPFDITILGCSSATPTSKRNPTAQLVNHAERFFLIDCAEATQIQLRKFKIKFQRINHIFISHLHGDHYLGLPGLLASMHLLGRTNDLHIYAQAELQEIIEINYKHSDTRLNYKIVYHPLKYDKSEIIYEDEKLFVSTIILNHRVPCCGFIFSEKENQRNIIKEKIEEYSIPVSEINNIKSGADYICEDGKIILNAALTLDSFPTRKYAYCSDTCYDESIIEQIKKVDLLYHEATFMQNMLARAKATFHSTAAQAGEIALKAEVKQLIIGHYSARYKELEPLLAEAKNIFSNTVLAVEGEKYFV from the coding sequence ATGCATCCTTTTGATATTACTATTTTAGGTTGTAGTTCTGCAACACCCACTTCTAAACGTAACCCAACCGCTCAGCTTGTCAATCATGCTGAGCGGTTTTTTTTGATTGATTGTGCCGAAGCGACGCAAATTCAATTGCGCAAATTCAAAATAAAGTTTCAACGGATCAACCATATTTTTATCAGTCATTTGCATGGCGATCATTACCTCGGTTTACCCGGATTGCTCGCCAGTATGCACTTATTGGGCAGAACCAACGATTTACATATTTATGCGCAAGCGGAACTGCAAGAAATCATCGAGATAAATTACAAACATTCCGATACGAGATTGAATTATAAAATCGTCTATCATCCACTGAAATACGATAAAAGCGAAATTATTTATGAAGATGAAAAACTTTTTGTCTCTACCATTATTCTCAATCACCGAGTTCCGTGTTGCGGATTTATTTTCAGCGAAAAAGAAAATCAACGGAATATTATTAAAGAAAAAATAGAAGAATATTCCATTCCCGTTTCTGAAATAAATAACATTAAAAGCGGAGCAGATTATATTTGTGAAGATGGAAAAATAATTTTGAATGCGGCACTTACGCTGGATTCTTTTCCTACCAGAAAATATGCCTATTGTTCCGATACTTGTTACGATGAATCCATTATTGAACAAATAAAAAAAGTAGATCTATTGTATCACGAAGCTACGTTTATGCAAAATATGTTGGCGAGAGCGAAAGCTACTTTCCATTCTACCGCCGCGCAAGCAGGCGAAATAGCGCTGAAAGCAGAAGTGAAACAGTTGATTATTGGACATTATTCGGCACGTTACAAAGAGTTAGAACCTTTATTAGCCGAGGCAAAAAATATTTTTTCGAACACTGTTTTGGCTGTGGAAGGTGAAAAATATTTTGTTTGA
- a CDS encoding T9SS type A sorting domain-containing protein, whose product MIKKILLLIVSVAFVGLTNSNAQCTPGPQTAGGIYPDSAQGLPNGFVGTAYATTMTVVVPTDTVVSGIPIPIDSLVLINFTGFPPVGGFTYICNPNHCSWKGGTKGCVLISGNPTVADTGTWHLSATVNAYIGGSGTPIPEHINYYKIKILNATGIATLDMTKFEVGQNSPNPFTQTTKIIFTMPTVAPMTLSVYNVLGTLIMQSKFQAEKGYNSYELSANDFPSGIYMYSLNNGKTSITKRMIVAGK is encoded by the coding sequence ATGATAAAAAAAATACTCTTACTTATTGTTTCTGTTGCATTTGTTGGTTTAACCAATTCAAACGCACAATGTACTCCTGGTCCGCAAACAGCAGGCGGAATTTATCCCGATAGCGCGCAGGGATTACCGAATGGTTTTGTAGGTACCGCTTATGCTACTACCATGACGGTTGTTGTTCCTACGGACACAGTTGTTTCAGGTATTCCCATTCCGATTGACTCTTTAGTATTGATTAATTTTACCGGATTTCCTCCCGTGGGTGGCTTCACTTATATTTGTAACCCTAACCATTGCTCTTGGAAAGGCGGAACAAAAGGCTGTGTGCTTATTTCAGGAAACCCGACCGTTGCAGATACGGGAACGTGGCATTTATCAGCTACTGTAAATGCTTATATAGGTGGATCTGGTACTCCAATTCCGGAACATATCAATTATTATAAAATAAAAATATTGAACGCTACCGGCATTGCAACATTAGATATGACAAAATTTGAGGTAGGACAAAATAGTCCGAACCCTTTTACACAAACAACCAAAATTATTTTTACTATGCCGACTGTTGCGCCGATGACTTTATCCGTGTATAACGTGTTGGGTACTTTAATAATGCAATCTAAATTTCAAGCAGAAAAAGGATATAATTCTTACGAGTTATCAGCCAACGATTTTCCTTCTGGAATTTATATGTATTCATTAAATAACGGAAAAACGAGCATCACCAAACGGATGATTGTTGCTGGAAAATAA
- the trmD gene encoding tRNA (guanosine(37)-N1)-methyltransferase TrmD, whose translation MRIDILTLFPQMFESPFSHSIVKRAIEKKVVEINCIDLRDFSTNKHRTVDDYAYGGGAGMVMMVEPLANCIEKLKSERAYDEVIYMSPDGEKLNQPLANRISTFKNIILLCGHYKGIDERIRQYFITKEISVGDYVLSGGELAAAIVCDAIVRLIPGVISDETSALSDSFQDNLIAPPVYSRPADYKGLKVPDILLSGNEREIDKWRHEQSIERTKTRRPDLLRD comes from the coding sequence ATGCGTATTGATATATTGACTCTTTTTCCGCAAATGTTCGAAAGTCCTTTCAGTCATTCGATTGTAAAGCGCGCCATCGAAAAAAAAGTGGTGGAAATAAATTGTATAGACTTACGTGATTTTTCAACTAACAAACACCGTACAGTGGACGATTACGCTTACGGTGGCGGCGCAGGAATGGTGATGATGGTGGAACCGCTTGCCAATTGCATCGAAAAATTAAAATCAGAACGCGCTTACGATGAAGTGATTTACATGAGCCCTGATGGCGAAAAACTCAATCAACCTCTGGCAAATCGGATTTCTACATTCAAAAATATTATTTTGCTTTGCGGGCATTACAAAGGCATTGACGAGCGCATTCGTCAGTATTTTATTACGAAGGAAATTTCGGTGGGAGATTATGTTTTGTCGGGTGGAGAATTAGCAGCAGCAATCGTTTGCGACGCAATTGTACGTTTAATTCCAGGTGTTATTTCGGATGAAACCTCAGCTCTTTCCGATTCGTTTCAAGATAATTTAATTGCACCACCCGTGTATTCGCGCCCTGCAGATTACAAAGGTTTAAAAGTACCCGATATCCTACTTTCTGGCAACGAGCGAGAGATTGACAAATGGCGACATGAGCAATCTATCGAGCGAACAAAAACCCGCAGACCAGATTTACTTCGTGATTAA
- a CDS encoding BatA domain-containing protein produces the protein MNFVNPLFLFALSAISIPIIVHLFNFRKFKKIYFTNVKFLREVQQESQSKSRLRNLLILLCRILAVIFLVLAFAEPFIPNKNGKIITGDKAISIYIDNSFSMNAMNKSGSLLDESKRKALEIIQAYKPTDRFQLLTNDFEGSQQRLINKDQFRELLEDVKISPAVKTTDEVIARQADLLNESSVRIKKIFLISDFQKSTTDFEKIKNDTSISVTLIPTIAEQTNNAYIDSCGFTDPVRQLGEVEKLNVRICNASKAAIENNSMKLFINEKERTPASFSAAANSRSDVSLSFAQKDTGMQQCRIEINDYPITFDDNFYFSFEVQKNIPVLCINASEKIISEDDHFLEKFFKNDSLFVFNSVNENNLNYASFADNKLIILNELDSVSSGLAQELKKFTNNGGSLLIVPSEKIKMNSYRDFLSEFNINYYNNLDTAKTKISNINFESTIYKNVFEKNSDNIDLPIVFHHYSLTKNSHSDENMLLKMQNGDVFLNESVFGKGKIYLSAVPFSSGFSTIAKHALFVPTLYNIAINSEIATPLFYTIGKDDAIDLETINLTGDNVFHIKQNGTNFDVIPEYRKGEGRTTLFVHDQIKQAGNYELWLGNKILKSISFNYDRKESDLSCYSSDEIAEKTTKLGFVNFSLINNQAKNLTQVLTENEQGKKLWKLCIILVLLFLAAEIMLIRWIKK, from the coding sequence ATGAACTTTGTCAATCCACTCTTTCTTTTCGCACTTTCCGCGATTTCCATTCCCATCATTGTTCATCTTTTCAACTTTCGGAAATTCAAAAAAATATATTTCACGAACGTTAAATTTTTACGAGAAGTACAGCAAGAATCCCAATCTAAATCACGTTTACGGAATTTATTGATATTACTTTGCCGCATTTTGGCGGTGATTTTTTTAGTACTCGCTTTCGCGGAACCTTTTATTCCTAACAAAAACGGAAAAATAATTACAGGCGATAAAGCCATCAGCATTTACATCGACAATTCATTTAGCATGAATGCGATGAATAAAAGTGGCAGTTTGTTGGACGAATCCAAACGAAAAGCACTCGAAATTATTCAGGCATATAAACCGACTGATCGCTTTCAATTATTGACAAATGATTTTGAAGGAAGTCAGCAAAGGCTTATTAATAAAGACCAATTTCGAGAATTGTTGGAAGATGTGAAAATAAGTCCTGCAGTAAAAACAACGGACGAAGTCATTGCGCGTCAAGCAGATTTATTGAATGAAAGCTCCGTACGAATCAAAAAAATATTTTTGATTTCTGATTTTCAAAAAAGCACGACTGATTTCGAAAAAATAAAAAACGACACCAGCATTTCTGTTACGCTGATTCCGACAATTGCGGAACAAACAAACAATGCCTACATCGATTCTTGTGGATTTACAGATCCAGTGCGACAATTGGGCGAAGTGGAGAAATTAAATGTGCGTATTTGCAATGCTTCCAAAGCAGCGATTGAAAATAATTCGATGAAATTATTTATCAATGAAAAAGAAAGAACGCCCGCCAGTTTTTCGGCAGCAGCCAATTCGAGAAGTGATGTAAGCCTTTCTTTTGCTCAGAAAGATACGGGAATGCAGCAATGCCGAATCGAGATAAACGATTATCCGATTACGTTTGATGATAATTTTTATTTTTCGTTTGAAGTGCAAAAAAACATTCCGGTGTTGTGTATAAATGCTTCCGAAAAAATAATTTCCGAAGACGATCATTTTCTCGAAAAGTTTTTTAAAAACGATTCGCTTTTTGTGTTTAATTCGGTGAATGAAAACAATTTAAATTACGCTTCGTTTGCGGATAATAAATTAATTATTTTGAACGAATTGGATTCGGTTTCTTCTGGTTTGGCGCAAGAATTAAAAAAGTTTACGAATAACGGCGGAAGCTTATTGATTGTGCCTTCTGAGAAAATTAAAATGAATTCGTATCGAGATTTTTTGAGTGAATTCAATATCAATTATTACAATAATTTAGATACCGCAAAAACAAAAATTTCAAATATTAATTTTGAAAGTACTATTTATAAAAATGTATTTGAGAAAAATTCAGACAATATTGATTTACCGATTGTTTTTCATCATTATTCCCTCACAAAAAACAGTCATTCCGACGAAAATATGTTGCTGAAAATGCAAAATGGAGATGTATTTTTAAATGAATCAGTTTTCGGAAAAGGAAAAATATATCTTTCTGCAGTGCCTTTCAGCAGCGGATTTAGCACTATTGCGAAACACGCTTTATTTGTGCCTACATTATATAATATTGCGATTAACAGCGAAATAGCGACGCCACTTTTTTACACCATTGGCAAAGACGATGCGATTGATTTGGAAACAATTAATTTAACGGGCGACAATGTTTTTCACATCAAACAAAACGGAACTAATTTTGATGTAATTCCTGAATACCGCAAGGGAGAAGGCAGAACGACACTTTTTGTGCACGATCAAATTAAGCAAGCCGGTAATTATGAATTGTGGTTGGGGAATAAAATTTTGAAAAGCATTTCATTTAATTACGATCGGAAAGAATCGGATTTGAGTTGTTATTCGTCCGATGAAATCGCCGAAAAAACAACTAAATTAGGGTTTGTGAACTTTTCTTTAATCAATAATCAAGCAAAAAATCTAACACAAGTTTTAACAGAAAACGAACAAGGAAAAAAACTTTGGAAACTTTGCATTATTTTAGTCCTCTTATTTTTAGCGGCTGAAATAATGCTCATCCGATGGATTAAAAAATAA
- a CDS encoding tetrahydrofolate dehydrogenase/cyclohydrolase catalytic domain-containing protein has product MTTIIDGKQASLQIQEELAKEVEKIKISGGKIPHLAAILVGNDGASETYVSGKVKACERAGFHSTLIRLPENTSEKELVEEVKKLNENKDIDGFIVQLPLPKHISEQKIIETILPEKDVDGFHPQSVGKMLLGMDTYLPATPYGIIQLMERYKIETSGKNCVIIGRSHIVGSPLSVLMSRNNYPGNATVTLCHSKTKDLKKITLEADIIIAALGKPEFLTADMVKQGAVVIDVGITRVVSDKTKSGYKLVGDVKYEEVAPKCSFITPVPGGVGPMTIASLLTNTLKAATQKGC; this is encoded by the coding sequence ATGACAACAATTATCGACGGCAAGCAAGCTTCGCTACAAATACAAGAAGAATTAGCGAAAGAAGTGGAGAAAATAAAAATTTCGGGTGGTAAAATTCCACATTTAGCAGCTATTTTAGTGGGGAATGATGGAGCGAGCGAAACATACGTGTCTGGAAAAGTAAAAGCTTGTGAGCGCGCCGGTTTTCATTCTACTTTAATTCGTTTGCCAGAAAATACATCAGAAAAAGAATTGGTGGAAGAAGTAAAAAAGCTCAATGAAAATAAGGATATTGATGGATTTATTGTGCAATTGCCACTTCCGAAACACATATCAGAACAAAAAATAATCGAAACTATTTTACCCGAAAAAGATGTAGATGGCTTTCATCCGCAAAGTGTCGGAAAAATGTTGTTAGGAATGGATACGTATTTGCCAGCAACACCTTACGGAATCATACAATTAATGGAACGTTATAAAATAGAAACGTCTGGAAAAAATTGCGTTATTATTGGTCGAAGTCATATTGTAGGTTCGCCTTTAAGTGTGTTGATGTCGCGCAATAATTACCCTGGAAACGCCACCGTTACGCTTTGCCACAGTAAAACAAAAGACTTGAAAAAAATTACACTGGAGGCGGATATTATCATTGCAGCATTGGGGAAACCAGAGTTTTTAACAGCAGATATGGTGAAACAAGGCGCAGTTGTAATTGATGTAGGTATTACGCGCGTGGTTTCCGATAAAACAAAAAGCGGCTATAAATTAGTAGGCGATGTAAAATACGAAGAAGTAGCGCCGAAATGTAGTTTCATTACTCCCGTTCCTGGCGGCGTTGGTCCCATGACCATTGCCTCATTACTTACAAACACGCTGAAAGCAGCCACTCAAAAGGGGTGTTGA
- a CDS encoding response regulator transcription factor: MKKIKIVVAGSNYLLRKGLESVIADCSDFEWMTEAQNKEELLEKLKLYPTSILIIDFSTPSFKIEIIQQIKKKYTSLHVLAINTLESKNAISKALEQGVISYLLTDCDKEEITEAIYKTASGEKFLCGQIVNAMLSDKKEDPENFPSTSFCSGINITDREMEIIKCVAEGYSNKQIAEKLFLSTHTVTTHRKNIMSKLGINNTAGVVLYAVREQLISPNKFLFSSEN, translated from the coding sequence ATGAAAAAAATAAAAATCGTTGTAGCTGGAAGCAATTATCTCCTCCGTAAAGGTCTGGAATCGGTGATTGCAGATTGCAGTGATTTTGAATGGATGACCGAAGCGCAAAACAAAGAAGAGCTTTTGGAGAAATTAAAATTATATCCAACTTCTATTTTGATAATTGATTTTTCAACTCCTTCTTTTAAAATAGAAATCATCCAACAAATAAAGAAGAAATACACGTCTTTACACGTTTTGGCAATCAATACATTGGAATCTAAAAATGCTATTTCGAAAGCGCTGGAACAAGGTGTTATCAGTTATTTACTCACAGATTGTGACAAAGAGGAAATTACGGAAGCGATATATAAAACTGCTTCTGGAGAAAAATTTTTGTGCGGACAAATTGTGAATGCGATGTTGTCTGATAAAAAAGAGGATCCTGAAAATTTTCCTTCTACTTCTTTTTGCAGCGGTATCAATATTACCGATCGCGAAATGGAAATTATTAAATGCGTGGCAGAAGGTTATTCCAATAAACAGATTGCCGAAAAACTTTTTTTGAGCACACATACTGTTACTACGCATCGCAAAAATATTATGAGTAAATTGGGCATTAACAATACTGCTGGTGTTGTTTTGTACGCTGTTCGCGAGCAATTGATTTCTCCAAATAAATTTCTTTTTTCCTCCGAAAATTAA
- a CDS encoding dihydroorotase — protein MKTLLRNAKIVDSESDYNGKTKDILIEGGKIISIGTAIKADKNMQVVEAENLHVSIGWFDMQANFCDPGFEYKESITSGAKAAENGGFTGVSVMSSTNPPLHSKSQVEYIKNKAKGLAVDVHPIGTVSHKLEGKQLSEMYDMHLSGAVAFSDDKHAIEDAGLLLRALLYAKNFNGLILTHCCDDSIAADGQMNEGAVGTSLGLKGIPALAEELMIVRNIHLAEYAETKIHISSVSTEKSVELIRAAKAKGLKITASVNAHHLFLNDSSLSDFDTNYKVNPPLRIQKDIDALKKGLSDGTIDVIVSDHVPENKENKKTEFDHAAFGMIGLETAFAIANTSKGNMKLEKLIHKISIAPRKILNLEIPSIKEGAKANLTLFNPDLSWTFTEKNIFSKSKNTPFIGTKLKGKAIGIFNNNLLVLNTDSEK, from the coding sequence ATGAAAACACTTTTAAGAAATGCCAAAATTGTAGATTCGGAATCCGATTACAATGGGAAAACAAAAGATATTTTAATTGAGGGTGGAAAAATTATCAGCATTGGAACTGCTATAAAAGCAGACAAAAATATGCAAGTAGTGGAAGCCGAAAATTTGCACGTTTCCATTGGCTGGTTTGATATGCAAGCCAATTTTTGTGATCCAGGTTTTGAATACAAAGAATCCATTACTTCGGGTGCAAAAGCGGCTGAAAATGGTGGTTTTACAGGAGTTTCAGTGATGTCTTCCACCAATCCGCCTTTGCATTCTAAATCGCAAGTGGAATACATCAAAAATAAAGCGAAAGGTTTAGCTGTGGATGTGCATCCGATTGGAACGGTTTCTCATAAATTGGAAGGAAAACAACTTTCGGAAATGTACGACATGCATCTTTCAGGAGCAGTAGCTTTTTCGGATGATAAACATGCGATAGAAGATGCGGGACTTTTGTTGCGCGCTTTGTTGTACGCTAAAAATTTCAACGGCTTGATTTTAACGCATTGCTGCGATGATTCGATTGCCGCAGACGGACAAATGAACGAAGGCGCAGTCGGTACATCGCTTGGTTTGAAAGGGATTCCAGCGCTTGCCGAAGAATTAATGATTGTCAGAAATATCCATTTGGCGGAATATGCTGAAACAAAAATTCATATTTCTTCTGTTTCTACGGAAAAATCGGTGGAGTTAATTCGCGCTGCAAAAGCAAAAGGTTTAAAAATTACGGCTTCTGTAAACGCACATCACTTGTTCTTAAACGATTCTTCTCTTTCGGATTTTGATACGAATTACAAAGTAAATCCGCCATTACGAATTCAAAAAGATATAGATGCCTTGAAAAAAGGGCTTTCTGACGGAACGATTGACGTGATTGTTTCGGATCATGTTCCAGAAAATAAAGAAAATAAAAAGACAGAATTCGATCACGCAGCCTTCGGAATGATTGGCTTGGAAACAGCTTTTGCGATTGCGAATACAAGCAAAGGAAATATGAAATTGGAGAAATTAATTCATAAAATAAGCATTGCACCGCGAAAAATTTTAAATCTTGAAATTCCGAGTATCAAAGAAGGCGCGAAGGCAAATCTGACTTTGTTTAATCCAGATTTGAGTTGGACATTCACTGAAAAAAATATTTTTTCAAAGTCGAAAAACACGCCGTTTATCGGCACCAAATTAAAAGGAAAAGCTATCGGTATTTTCAATAATAATTTGTTGGTGCTGAATACGGATTCGGAAAAATAA
- a CDS encoding M23 family metallopeptidase, with amino-acid sequence MKSLIKKRRSKNYFFETIFILFLFLIIIFNTNAQDEFPKNYFQAPLDIPLKLAGDFGEIRPNHFHTGIDIKTNGVEGLKVYAIADGYVSRISVSPWGYGNALYITYPNGLVSVYGHLSAYNDSITKYLRKEQYRLELFAVDFDLKPTDIPVKKGEIVAFSGNTGGSTGPHLHFEIRDAKTEHPLNPLLFGFAVKDNIAPKINAISIYPLDSASSVNDENTVERFPVSELAEKYFLKNKDTIILHGNIGFAIDTYDMMNGSANEDGVFSIELQVDGKIIYYSDMKELDFSKSRYVAAFIDYPDILRTRKAFQKSFLSKNNSLPIYKDVVNKGVVHFSDDKIHQLKYIVKDIAGNTSVLDFSAKSESANKIFPSKDSIQKYESNFDCTKNNCYKTSDFYVQIPPNCLFDDLKFYCKSEPAETRRELAPLCTIQNKFVPLSEAYTLEIKPSKEIKKEFQNKAVIVLLNGKYASSQGGVWSDGYVKAEVKTFGTFTIMLDTVAPVAKPLNIFPGKDMSKATDIEVQMSDNLSGIKSYRGTIDGKWVLMQYNPKKNKLYYDFDNSITAGEHIFKVVLTDYADNIGVYEAKFTR; translated from the coding sequence ATGAAATCGTTGATCAAAAAAAGGCGTTCAAAAAATTATTTTTTCGAAACGATTTTTATCCTCTTTTTATTTTTGATAATTATTTTCAACACAAATGCGCAAGATGAATTTCCGAAAAATTATTTTCAAGCGCCCTTAGATATTCCGCTCAAATTAGCCGGTGATTTCGGTGAAATTCGTCCCAATCATTTTCATACTGGCATTGATATAAAAACAAATGGAGTGGAAGGTTTAAAGGTTTACGCCATTGCGGATGGCTACGTTTCGCGCATCAGCGTTTCTCCTTGGGGTTACGGAAATGCACTTTATATTACATATCCAAATGGTTTAGTCTCCGTTTACGGACATTTAAGTGCTTACAACGACAGCATCACAAAATATTTACGGAAAGAGCAATATCGCTTGGAATTATTTGCTGTGGATTTTGATTTAAAACCGACCGATATTCCGGTGAAGAAAGGCGAAATTGTTGCTTTTTCGGGAAACACTGGCGGTTCTACCGGACCGCATTTACATTTCGAAATTCGTGATGCTAAAACTGAGCATCCTTTAAATCCTTTGCTTTTTGGTTTTGCGGTGAAAGACAATATCGCACCAAAAATAAATGCCATTTCCATTTATCCTTTGGACAGTGCAAGTAGTGTAAATGATGAAAATACAGTGGAACGTTTTCCTGTTTCAGAACTTGCCGAGAAGTATTTTTTGAAAAATAAGGACACGATAATTCTTCATGGAAATATTGGTTTTGCGATTGATACTTACGATATGATGAACGGATCTGCCAATGAAGACGGCGTTTTTTCCATCGAATTACAAGTGGACGGAAAAATAATTTATTATAGCGATATGAAAGAATTGGATTTCAGTAAAAGTCGTTATGTAGCCGCATTCATTGATTATCCGGATATTTTAAGAACAAGAAAAGCATTTCAAAAAAGTTTTTTATCGAAAAATAATTCTTTGCCCATTTATAAAGATGTGGTGAATAAAGGAGTCGTTCATTTTTCGGATGATAAAATTCATCAACTCAAATACATTGTCAAAGATATTGCCGGAAACACGTCTGTGCTTGATTTTTCCGCGAAAAGCGAAAGTGCAAATAAAATATTTCCGAGCAAGGATAGCATTCAGAAATACGAATCGAATTTCGATTGCACCAAAAATAATTGCTACAAAACAAGCGACTTTTATGTTCAAATTCCGCCGAATTGTTTATTTGATGATTTGAAATTTTATTGCAAATCAGAACCTGCAGAGACACGCAGAGAATTGGCGCCACTTTGTACCATTCAAAATAAATTTGTCCCGCTGAGTGAAGCATACACCTTGGAAATTAAACCATCGAAAGAAATTAAAAAGGAATTTCAAAACAAAGCAGTCATTGTATTGTTAAACGGGAAATACGCGTCCAGCCAAGGTGGAGTGTGGAGCGACGGGTATGTAAAAGCCGAGGTAAAAACATTCGGAACATTTACAATTATGTTAGACACTGTTGCGCCCGTGGCGAAACCGCTGAACATTTTTCCCGGAAAAGACATGAGTAAAGCAACCGATATTGAAGTACAAATGAGCGATAATTTATCGGGCATAAAAAGTTATCGAGGCACCATCGACGGAAAATGGGTGTTGATGCAATACAATCCGAAAAAAAATAAATTGTATTATGATTTTGATAATTCCATTACTGCAGGAGAACATATTTTTAAAGTCGTTTTAACGGATTATGCCGATAATATTGGTGTTTACGAAGCGAAATTTACAAGATGA